In the Perca flavescens isolate YP-PL-M2 chromosome 20, PFLA_1.0, whole genome shotgun sequence genome, one interval contains:
- the hhipl1 gene encoding HHIP-like protein 1: MRRCYGKVPARLWLSPIGILYVLVLCVAPGALHPQCLDFKPPFRPQMEIEFCVMYKEFGCCDYQKDQDLMTKYYQIMDNFDYYGYANCAGFVLELLCQECSPYAAHLFDAEDPSTPIRTIPGLCPDYCPQFWKKCSSTIPFLSDDPHIAKVKEDQTRLCQYLELDDVDYCYPHLLSNQKLTSNLGKVQSDSDGCLQLCLEEVANGLRNPLAMVHANDGTHRFFVAEQVGLVWTYLPDRSKLERPFLNITKAVLTSSWEGDERGFLGLTFHPKYKYNGKLYVYYSVEVGFDERIRISEFHVSANDMNVVDHASERVILEIDEPASNHNGGQLLFADDGYLYIFTGDGGMAGDPFGKYGNAQNKSALLGKVLRIDVNDNERGPLYRIPPDNPFKHERGARPEVYAYGVRNMWRCSVDRGDPRTKEGKGRIFCGDVGQNKFEEIDIIEKGRNYGWRAKEGFSCYDKKLCANSSLDDVLPIYAYPHKMGKSVTGGYVYRGCEYPNMNGMYIFGDFMSGRLMSLREDRNTGNWNYNEICMGMGLTCAFPGLINNYHQYIISFAEDEAGELYFMSTGIPSATSPSGVVYKVVDPSRRAPPRQCHYDPLPVRVKSNLIKFVPQETLIGVEPANKIQPEPQPTESYDWLQELIDRLGGPDPTTALPTTTTTKSPRHPRRKGKRRKGKSRTQSTSELQNGVVRLVGDEQGRSDRGRVEIYVNGEWGTVCDDLWTTKNAAVVCQQLGFSYAIKAARNSEFGEGKDLQILLDDVQCEGTESSLLDCTHAGVGTHNCAHYEDAGVICGNSDSVVEV; encoded by the exons ATGCGGCGGTGTTATGGCAAAGTCCCGGCTCGCCTGTGGCTCTCGCCGATTGGCATTTTGTATGTTTTGGTGTTGTGTGTCGCACCTGGAGCGCTACACCCGCAGTGTTTGGACTTCAAGCCGCCCTTCCGACCGCAAATGGAGATAGAGTTCTGCGTAATGTACAAGGAGTTTGGCTGCTGTGATTATCAGAAAGACCAGGACCTGATGACAAAGTACTACCAGATTATGGATAACTTTGATTATTATGGATATGCCAACTGTGCTGGCTTCGTCCTGGAGCTGCTCTGCCAG GAATGCTCTCCATATGCAGCTCACCTCTTTGATGCCGAGGACCCAAGCACCCCGATCAGGACCATCCCTGGTCTCTGTCCTGACTACTGCCCCCAGTTTTGGAAGAAGTGCAGCTCCACCATTCCTTTCCTGTCTGACGACCCACACATAGCCAAAGTCAAAGAAGACCAGACACGTCTCTGCCAGTACCTGGAACTAGACGACGTTGACTACTGCTACCCGCACCTCCTCAGCAACCAGAAGCTCACAAGCAATCTGGGCAAGGTTCAGTCGGACTCGGACGGCTGTCTGCAGCTGTGCCTGGAAGAAGTTGCGAATGGGCTGCGGAACCCGCTAGCCATGGTGCACGCCAACGATGGGACACATCGGTTCTTTGTGGCAGAACAGGTGGGCTTGGTTTGGACGTATCTTCCTGACCGGTCAAAACTGGAAAGACCCTTTTTGAACATTACCAAGGCGGTTTTAACGTCATCATGGGAAGGTGATGAGAGAGGCTTTCTGGGACTCACCTTTCACCCCAAGTACAAGTACAATGGGAAGCTGTATGTGTATTACTCAGTGGAGGTGGGTTTTGATGAGCGGATCAGGATCAGTGAGTTCCATGTGTCAGCCAATGACATGAATGTGGTGGACCATGCCTCTGAGCG GGTTATTCTGGAGATCGATGAACCAGCATCCAACCACAATGGAGGGCAACttctttttgcagatgatggcTACTTGTACATTTTCACAGGGGATGGTGGAATGGCAGGAGACCCATTTGGGAAATATGGGAATGCCCAGAACAA GTCAGCTCTGTTGGGTAAAGTTCTCCGCATTGATGTGAATGACAATGAGAGAGGCCCGTTGTACAGAATTCCTCCAGATAACCCCTTCAAACATGAGCGTGGGGCACGACCGGAGGTATATGCTTACGGTGTCCGCAATATGTGGAGGTGTTCTGTGGACCGGGGCGACCCTCGGACCAAAGAGGGCAAAGGACGTATCTTCTGCGGGGATGTGGGCCAGAACAAGTTTGAAGAGATCGACATCATCGAGAAAGGTCGAAACTACGGCTGGAGAGCCAAAGAGGGCTTCTCCTGCTACGATAAGAAGCTGTGTGCCAACAGCTCACTAG atgaTGTCCTCCCTATTTATGCGTACCCTCACAAGATGGGCAAGTCAGTGACTGGTGGCTATGTTTACCGAGGCTGTGAATACCCCAACATGAACGGCATGTACATATTTGGAGACTTCATGAGTGG GCGTTTGATGAGTCTGCGGGAGGACAGAAACACAGGGAACTGGAACTACAATGAGATCTGTATGGGGATGGGCCTGACCTGTGCCTTCCCTGGACTCATCAACAACTACCACCAGTACATCATCTCCTTTGCAGAGGATGAAGCTG GCGAGCTGTACTTCATGTCGACTGGAATACCGAGCGCTACGTCACCTTCAGGAGTCGTTTATAAAGTGGTGGACCCTTCAAG ACGTGCTCCACCGAGACAATGCCACTATGatcctcttcctgtcagagtgaAAAGTAACCTCATCAAGTTTGTTCCCCAGGAAA CATTAATCGGTGTTGAGCCAGCAAACAAAATCCAGCCTGAGCCACAACCCACAGAGTCCTACGACTGGCTCCAGGAGCTCATTGACCGTCTAGGAGGACCAGACCCGACCACTGCTTTGCCAACCACAACCACCACCAAATCCCCCAGACATCCGAGGCGGAAAGGCAAACGCAGGAAGGGCAAATCCAGAACGCAGAGTACGTCCGAGCTCCAGAACGGAGTGGTGAGGCTTGTTGGGGATGAACAAGGCCGCAGCGACCGCGGACGAGTGGAGATCTACGTTAACGGGGAGTGGGGCACCGTTTGTGACGACCTTTGGACCACCAAGAATGCTGCAGTGGTTTGCCAGCAGCTGGGCTTCAGCTACGCTATTAAGGCAGCCAGGAACTCAGAGTTTGGGGAGGGGAAGGATCTGCAGATTCTTCTGGATGATGTTCAGTGTGAAGGGACCGAGTCCAGCCTGCTGGACTGCACACACGCCGGCGTGGGGACACATAACTGTGCCCATTATGAAGACGCTGGGGTGATCTGTGGCAACTCGGACTCCGTTGTAGAAGTCTAA